A genomic window from Silene latifolia isolate original U9 population chromosome 11, ASM4854445v1, whole genome shotgun sequence includes:
- the LOC141611270 gene encoding putative protein phosphatase 2C 28: protein MLSGFMNFLKACLWPISDPSVHAGSDSSGRQEGLLWYKDTGQHVYGEFSMAVVQANSLLEDQSQLESGSLGSFDSGPFGTFVGVYDGHGGPETSRYINDHLFQHLRRFASEHQCISADVIRKAVQATEDGFLSVVSKQWPTKPQIAAVGSCCLLGVISSGTLYIANLGDSRAVLGRLVKATGEILAVQLSAEHNACLEEVRQELHAAHPDDPHIVVLKHNVWRVKGLIQISRSIGDVYLKKGEYNREPLYSKFRLRDPIKRPILSSEPAIAVQELQPHDQFVIFASDGLWEHLSNQEAVDIVQSNPRNGSARKLIKTALQEAAKKREMRYSDLKKIDRGVRRHFHDDITVIVVFLDSNLVSRATSGPKGPNVSIRGGGITLPAKTLAPS, encoded by the exons ATGCTATCAGGATTCATGAATTTTTTGAAGGCCTGTTTGTGGCCGATTTCGGATCCTTCAGTCCATGCTGGTTCGGATTCGAGTGGGCGTCAGGAAGGACTTTTGTGGTATAAGGATACAGGGCAGCATGTTTATGGTGAGTTTTCAATGGCTGTAGTACAAGCCAATAGTTTATTGGAGGATCAAAGCCAGCTTGAGTCAGGAAGCTTGGGTTCGTTTGATTCCGGTCCGTTTGGTACGTTTGTGGGTGTCTATGATGGGCATGGCGGTCCAGAGACATCGCGGTATATTAATGATCATCTGTTTCAGCATCTTCGCA GATTTGCTTCAGAACACCAGTGCATTTCTGCTGATGTAATTCGTAAGGCAGTTCAAGCTACTGAAGATGGATTTTTGTCTGTTGTTAGCAAGCAATGGCCAACAAAGCCCCAGATTGCTGCAGTTGGTTCCTGCTGTTTGCTAGGCGTGATAAGTAGTGGGACCCTCTATATTGCAAACCTGGGTGATTCTCGTGCGGTTTTAGGCAGACTAGTGAAGGCAACTGGTGAGATTCTTGCTGTCCAGCTTTCTGCAGAGCACAATGCATGTTTAGAGGAAGTGAGACAGGAATTGCACGCTGCACATCCTGATGATCCACATATTGTTGTGTTAAAACATAATGTTTGGCGTGTAAAGGGTCTTATACAG ATTTCAAGATCCATTGGAGATGTATATTTAAAGAAAGGCGAGTACAACCGAGAACCTTTATACAGCAAGTTTCGTCTACGAGATCCTATCAAAAGACCGATACTAAGCTCAGAGCCAGCAATTGCAGTTCAGGAACTGCAGCCACATGATCAATTTGTAATATTTGCTTCTGATGGATTGTGGGAGCACCTCAGCAATCAGGAAGCCGTTGATATTGTGCAAAGCAATCCACGTAAT GGAAGTGCCAGAAAGTTGATAAAAACCGCGTTACAAGAAGCAGCTAAGAAGCGAGAAATGAGATATTCAGACTTGAAGAAAATAGACCGTGGTGTCCGCCGTCATTTCCATGACGATATCACCGTAATAGTCGTGTTCCTGGACTCAAATCTCGTGAGCCGAGCCACCAGTGGGCCAAAGGGCCCAAATGTATCCATCCGAGGTGGTGGAATAACACTACCGGCAAAAACTCTCGCCCCTTCGTGA